The genomic interval GGTCGGCGACGAAAGAAAAGCCGCGGTTCGGAAGGTGTTGAAGCTGGCATCGAACGAATCGTAGCCAGCATCGCCAAGCTGCTGGAAGAAGCCCAACTCCCACGCGAATCGCTCGGCGGAATCGGCATCGGCTGTCCGGGCCCCCTGGATCTCGAAGAGGGTGTGATTCTTGAAGCTCCGAATCTGGGATGGAAAAACGTTCCGCTGAAGAAATCGCTCGAGAAAGAATTCGGCTGTCCCGTATTCGTCTGCAACGATGTCGATGCCGGAGTGTATGGCGAATACCGATTTGGAGCCGCCGACGGTGCACGCACCGCATTAGGAGTCTTTCCCGGGACAGGGATTGGCGGAGCGATGATTTACGAAGGCAAAATCTTCCGTGGCAAGACTGGTAGCTGCCTGGAAATCGGCCACGTGCCCGTGGTCCCCGACGGTGCCCTGTGCGGCTGCGGACGACGTGGCTGCCTGGAAACGATTGCCAGTCGATTGGCACTCTCGGCCGAAATTGCAAAGGCCGCTTATCGAGGGCAAGCCCCTTACATCTTGCGCGTCGCAGGAACCGATCTGGCCAACATTCGCAGCGGAACGATCAAAGAATCGATCGATGCGGGCGACAAAATCGTTGACGAGATCCTTCGTAACGGCGCACAGCAATTGGGTCTTGTTCTCGCAGGCGCCGTCAATCTGCTGGCACCGGATGTCATTGTGCTCGGCGGGGGGCTGGTCGAGGCATTGCCGAAACTGTTCCTCGAAGAAATCGGCAAAGCGCTCGCCAAGCAAGTGATGCCGTCATTCTCGAAATCGTATGAAGTGCGAATTGCCCGGTTGGGCGACGATGCCGGCGCGATGGGAGCCGCGGCTTGGGCGCGTCACAATGTTGAAGCATGAGCCGGGCTGAGTCCACATCGCCGACGGGCAGATCGATTGATCTGCGATGGCTGGAATCAATTCGTTTTGTTGCATCTCTCCTGCTTCTCCGCGCTACCAAGCTCTCGCTTTCTCCGCCCCGTAGCGTGCGGATGCATACAAACCCAGGGCTGTGATCGTTTCGATCGCTGCCCTGGGTCACTGACCTCCACAAGATTCGCCACCCTGTCAGGCGGCGGGAAAGCGATCGACTGCCCAATTTGCACCGTCCCTTTGCCCTGACAGGGCAAAATGTTGCGATGGTCAGAGGAACGGAGATCGTGCGTGCAACTGCCCCTAAATGAGGAGTTTCTCAAAGATCGCAATTTCAAAAGCGGAAGCTTCGGAACGCGAGGGAATCGAGTCGCGCAGGAAAGAATGTCCTGAGCGGAGGGAAGACGGAAACCAATTTACGATTTCAGTTCTTGTCTTAACGCCTCGAGCTCAGCATCAAGCTCGCGATGGAGATCATTGGCGTGCGAATGAGGCGCGGAAAGATACGAGGGGACGCTGGTGGGAATCTCTTCTAAGGAACCACCAAGCGCCTCTTGCCGCCGCATCGCTTCGGCCAGGCGGGCTTCAAGTGCCCGATGCATTGTTGCCAGATGCTCACGCGTGGCGATCGCGGCTTTGTGCTGCTGAGACAACCCGGCAATCAGGTCTTCAACTTCGCGTTTCCGCAACAGACACTGTCGTGCATCGGTCTCGGCACCTGCGAGCAACTGTTCTTTCGCTTTGCCTGTCCACGACTCGACTTGCACCCGATGCGCATCGATTTCCTGCCGCAGCCGATCTTCCGATGTCATCGCCGTATTCACGCTTCGCTGCGCCCCGGAAATCCCTTCTCGCATTTCTTGAATAATCTCGGCAATGGCCGCTTTGGGGTCTTCCGCTTGAGCCAGCAAATGGGTCAGATTGCAGGTCACAATGTCGGTTAGGCGGCTGAAAAAACTCATTTGCAAGCTCCGAATGCTGGCACCCGTCCGGTCGATAGTCACTCAACGTCAACGACGGGTCAGCGGATCATGGACTTTATTCTATCTGGACAATTTTCTGATTCCGAACTCTTTCGGCATCAGGCGGCCTCAATTGGGATTATATCGTCGCCTAAAAGTCGCTGGGCCCCGACGAACCCCAGGCTTCGCTGGCCGCTCGTGGCGAGCTCATCAAATTCCGGTGAGAAACTACTCTAGGAAGACCCGTCCGCACTTTTTTCGCTCCGTAAATGAGGATCAAGAATTCCGCGCGCGGCGAGCGAATCTCGTAGTTTTTCCCGGGCCAGCCGCAGGCGACTTTTGGTTGTTGGCAAATTCGATTCCATCGCGTCCGCCACTTCCGGCAAGCTCAATCCCGAATAGTGGTGCATCGTAAATGTCAGTCGTTGGTCTTCGGGAATTTTCGACAGCAGTTCACCGACAATCTTGGCAAACTCATTCTGATCCGCTTTGTCTTCTGGCAGCACGAATTCTCCCGCAAGTCGTTCCAAAGCATCGTCTTCATCATCGCGCGGGCGCTGAGATCGAATCGCGCTGACGAGCGCATCGTGCGATCGCCGCCGAGTGCTGTCGATCATCAGATTGCGCGCAATGCGAAACATCCAGCCTTTAAAACTACCGCGGGGCAAATAATCCCAGGCCGTGTTGTAGACGCGGATTAGGGTTTCTTGCGTCAAATCTTCGGCAAGTTGCCAGTCACGCAGATGGCGAAAGAAGAAATGAGCGAGCGATCCCTGATGTCGTTCGACAAGCCGGTCAAAGGCGGCCCGGTCCCCGCCCTGCATCCGATACATCAGTTCATCATCTTCATCACGACTGGACGCAGCCGATCGCTCGGGTGCCGCCGTGCCACGATTCGATGACAATTCGTCTCTCGAAGGTGATGTCGGGCCAGCGTCGGAAGAGTTCATGACAGACGAATTCAATCAGTAGACAGGCCGGACACAATCGACACCAATGCTTTGCATCGCATTCACCCTGATCCTAACCGTAACAGAGAAAAAATCCCACGGATTGAGACAAAAACGCCTAATCGAATGTCGCCAGGTGACCGGGAAACGTGACGTTGTCCACAAATCGAATTGCAGACGCACGAACGAATCTATTCGGGTGCTATGAAGGAGCTTGAGGCGGGCTGGTTCACCAGTTCTACAGAATCCTCACCCTGACACATCGCGTCCCAACCGCCGCCGATCGCTTTGTAGACTTGCACCAAAGACAGCGCGATATTTCCGCGTGCCGTCCCCAGCAAATCAAGCTGCGTGACCAACTGTGACTGGCTCGTGTAGACCCGGTTAAAATCGGCGATTCCACCCTCAAACTGGGTCTGTGCAATTTCGACCGCACGACGATACTCGTCGACACTTTGCTCGAGCGCCTTAGTCTGTCGCTGGGCCTGGATGAATTGGACGAGTGCATCTTCGACTTCGCGGCCTGCGTTGAGCACGGTTTGCTGATAGTCCAGCACCGCGGCTTGGGTTAGCGCGTCCTGAGCTCGAACGTTGTTGACGATCCGACCATAGTTCAGGATGTTCCATTGCAGCGACGGAAGTACGAACGTGGTCAGACTGTCACCCCGGAACAGGTCATTGAAGTCATTCGCGACATATCCAATAAATCCGTTGACCGCGAGCCTGGGGTAGAAATCAGCCTCCGCGATACCGATCTGTGCACACTGGGCCGCGACCTGTCGCTCGGCTCGACGCACATCGGGTCGGCGGCGTAGAAGATCGGCGGGAATCCCGATCGCAACCTCGGGGGGAGCAACTGGAATCGAGGCCCCGTCCAGTTGCGCGGCCAAATCACTGACAGGCATTCCCAACAGGACGCACAGTTGATTCGCAGCAAGTCTGGCCCCTGATTCGAGCGGGGGAATGGTCGCCTGAGTCTGCGCAAGACTCGCTTTCGCTTGCCGCAGATCCAGTTCCGTCGTGGTTCCCGCATCGAAACGCGATTGAGCCAGGTCCGTTGATCGCTGCAAGATATTCAAATTCTCATGGGCGAACGCCAGACGCTGTTGAAACGTGCGAAGCTGGATGTAGTTCGTCGCCACTTCAGAGACAAGCATGACCATCGCATTGCCATAGCTCTCGACACTCGCGTCGAGCGTCGCATCGGCGGTTTCAATCGTCCGTCGATACCGGCCCCAGAAGTCGGCCTCCCACGACGCGTTGAAACCGTCGGCAAAGACGTTAACGGTCCCCGGCAATGGCAGTCCAATATTCCGCGTCACCTGGGCATGCGCATAATTGGAAATCGCTTGTTGCGATTGCGGAAACAAGTTTCCGGCAGCGATGCTGCGACGGGATCGCGCTTCGACGATACGTGCCGCTGCGGATTGCAAAGTCAGATTTTGCTGGCGAGCGGTCTCGACGAGCCCATTTAAGATGGGGTCATTGAACACCCCCCACCAGGCCTGATCCTGCACGGGAGTGCTCATGACACTCGACTCGGCGTGATCGATCCATTCGGATGCGGTCGGCGCAGAAGGCGGACCGTAGTTTGGGCCGACTTTAAAACCGTTTTGTACCCACTGATTCAAACGAGTACAGCCAGCGGCGCTCAGCAAAACAACGGCAAGAATTGCCGCTTTGCCTGATCCATACTTGGTACTGCGCCATCCTGGCCCATTTTTCACGTCACGCCCTCCCGACGTCGGCCAACGTCCTGTTGGACCACTTCCAACATCGAACTTCGCCACCTGGGAAGTTAGAAAAACAAAGGACCTTGCGGCTTTCCCGCAACTTAGAGAACGGCACAATTGATTCAATCGGCGAGTGTGGATTCATCGCAAGAATCGATCATGTGCGTCTGAATCCTCCGATCACTCAACTCGGTGGCGGAACAACCAACTGGATGCCCCAAGCGTGATGGCCGCGATCAGAAGGAGTGGCCCGAGGTTTTGCACCACGACAAACGGCGGCATGGACTTGAGAAACACGCCTTTGACAATCACGACGAAATACCGGTACGGATTCATCAGCGTCACATATTGAAGCCACTCGGGCATGTTCTGGAGCGGACTGGCGAACCCGGAAAGCAATGTCATGGGAACCATGGTTGCGAACGCTCCCAGGATTGCCTGCTGCTGCGTTTTGGCCAACGAGGAGACGAAGAGCCCGACCCCGATAATCGCCAGCAGAAATGCAGAGATCCCGGCGTACAGCAAATAGAGATGCCCTGATAAGGGGACGTGAAACAGAAACACGGCAGCAAGAACCATGAAAGTCCCTTCTGCCATCCCAATGATAAATGCGGGAACCGCTTTGCCCACCACAATTTCATAGGGGCTTAGTGGCGAAACGAGCAATTGCTCGAACGTCCCCAATTCGCGTTCGCGAGCGACGGAAAGTGCTGTCACCATCAGTCCACCCAGTGCAGTGAGGATCACGACCAGACTGGGCACAGTGCTCCAATACGCGTCCATATTGGGATTGAACCAGATGCGTGCAACGACCGAACTGGCCGGTGGCGGCGCGGAATTCGTCGAGGCCAGTTCCGCGTTGTACTGACCGACAATTTGCTCGGCGTAACTCTCCATGATCTGCGAGGCATTCGAACGTCGGCCATCCAGCAGCAGTTGCACTGATGTGGGTTGCCGCGCCGCGACGTTCCTCGAAAAATCTTGCCCAATTTGGATCACCAACAAGACTGTTCGTGAATCAATGGCAGGTGCAATTTCGGATTGTGACCGCAAATGAACGACTTCGCGAAAGTTCGGCGATCCTTCGAACCGGGCAATGAGATCGCGGGCGTAGATGCCCGAGTCCTGATTGAAGACACCCACTCGAACATTCTTCACTTCTTGCGTGGCGGCGTTCGCAAAAATCATCAACTCAATGATCGGCGGGGCGACCAGCAAAAACCGACTTTTCGGATCGCGCCAGACGGCCAGCAGCTCTTTGATAATCAAGCATGCCATTCTCAACCACATGGAACTACTCCAACCTGACCTGCGTTGCCCAGGCCAGTCGCACGAAGAGAACCGATGCCATCAACGTCAGAATGAGTCCGCTCGGTACCAGCACACTCATGACATCTCCCGCCAGAAACAATGTTTGCAGACTGAAGACGTAGTATCGCGGCGGTAGTAGTGCCGTCAGCAATCGCAAAGGAGCGGGCATGCTATCGATCTCGAAGATGTACCCCGACAGCAAGAACGCCGGCAGAAATCCGGCGATCAGCGCCCCCTGCCCGGCCGCAAACTGATTCTTCGCCAACGTTGAAATTAACAGCCCCAGCGCCAACGTTACCGCCAGATAGGCCGACGAAATGAGAAACAGGGCCAACACGGAACCTTTAAATGGCACGCCGAAACCAAAGACCGTCACGGTGACCGAGAGGGTCATGGCAACCAACCCCAGCAGGTAATAGGGAACGATCTTTCCGACAAGCAGGTCCAGTCGCGTCACCGGCGTCGTAAGCAGCGCTTCCATCGTCCCGCGCTCCCACTCCCGTGCGACGACGAGGGAAGGCAACAGCGTTCCAACCAGAGTCAGGATGATTGCAACCGCCCCGGGGAGCAACGCGTAATAGCTGTTGACTTCGGGATTGAACCAGACACGAGGCTCGGTCGTAATCAAAGGAATGGCCCGAGGACGATTGACCAGGCTCGAGAGCGAGATCGCTTCCTGTTGAATCCAGTTTGCCCACAGCATTTGAACATAACCCGCCACCAAACCTGCCGTATTGGGATCACTGCCGTCCACCAGCACTTGAACCGGCGCCGTGTCCCCGCGGCCCAGCCGCTCGCTAAAGTCGGCGGCCAATACGACAACACCATTGACTCGGCCAGAGACAAGATCCTCTTCCACCAGAGACCGATGCCGCACGACGCGCACCTGGAAATATTTCGAATCGCGAAACGATGCCAGAAAACTGTTCGCTTCGGGAGATGGCTGCTCGATCACGAGTGCAACGGGAACACGCTTCAAATCGAGCGAGACCCCAAACCCATAGACGAACAACAACACTAACGGCAAGATCCCCGCGATGAGGAAGCTACTGGGGTCACGGAGAATCTGCTGAGATTCCTTGCGAACCAGCGCCATCATCCGGCGAAGGCGCGATCCCGCCATGGGACGGTCCCCCCCTTGCTTCGGTTCTGTCGAGCGCTGCATCGTCATATTGGACGACGACTCA from Schlesneria paludicola DSM 18645 carries:
- a CDS encoding ROK family protein — protein: MKDVLASDRAWVGFDLGGTKMNAMLFNDEFEVRGRRRKKSRGSEGVEAGIERIVASIAKLLEEAQLPRESLGGIGIGCPGPLDLEEGVILEAPNLGWKNVPLKKSLEKEFGCPVFVCNDVDAGVYGEYRFGAADGARTALGVFPGTGIGGAMIYEGKIFRGKTGSCLEIGHVPVVPDGALCGCGRRGCLETIASRLALSAEIAKAAYRGQAPYILRVAGTDLANIRSGTIKESIDAGDKIVDEILRNGAQQLGLVLAGAVNLLAPDVIVLGGGLVEALPKLFLEEIGKALAKQVMPSFSKSYEVRIARLGDDAGAMGAAAWARHNVEA
- a CDS encoding PspA/IM30 family protein; this translates as MSFFSRLTDIVTCNLTHLLAQAEDPKAAIAEIIQEMREGISGAQRSVNTAMTSEDRLRQEIDAHRVQVESWTGKAKEQLLAGAETDARQCLLRKREVEDLIAGLSQQHKAAIATREHLATMHRALEARLAEAMRRQEALGGSLEEIPTSVPSYLSAPHSHANDLHRELDAELEALRQELKS
- a CDS encoding RNA polymerase sigma factor, whose protein sequence is MNSSDAGPTSPSRDELSSNRGTAAPERSAASSRDEDDELMYRMQGGDRAAFDRLVERHQGSLAHFFFRHLRDWQLAEDLTQETLIRVYNTAWDYLPRGSFKGWMFRIARNLMIDSTRRRSHDALVSAIRSQRPRDDEDDALERLAGEFVLPEDKADQNEFAKIVGELLSKIPEDQRLTFTMHHYSGLSLPEVADAMESNLPTTKSRLRLAREKLRDSLAARGILDPHLRSEKSADGSS
- a CDS encoding efflux transporter outer membrane subunit, with protein sequence MKNGPGWRSTKYGSGKAAILAVVLLSAAGCTRLNQWVQNGFKVGPNYGPPSAPTASEWIDHAESSVMSTPVQDQAWWGVFNDPILNGLVETARQQNLTLQSAAARIVEARSRRSIAAGNLFPQSQQAISNYAHAQVTRNIGLPLPGTVNVFADGFNASWEADFWGRYRRTIETADATLDASVESYGNAMVMLVSEVATNYIQLRTFQQRLAFAHENLNILQRSTDLAQSRFDAGTTTELDLRQAKASLAQTQATIPPLESGARLAANQLCVLLGMPVSDLAAQLDGASIPVAPPEVAIGIPADLLRRRPDVRRAERQVAAQCAQIGIAEADFYPRLAVNGFIGYVANDFNDLFRGDSLTTFVLPSLQWNILNYGRIVNNVRAQDALTQAAVLDYQQTVLNAGREVEDALVQFIQAQRQTKALEQSVDEYRRAVEIAQTQFEGGIADFNRVYTSQSQLVTQLDLLGTARGNIALSLVQVYKAIGGGWDAMCQGEDSVELVNQPASSSFIAPE
- a CDS encoding ABC transporter permease, with amino-acid sequence MWLRMACLIIKELLAVWRDPKSRFLLVAPPIIELMIFANAATQEVKNVRVGVFNQDSGIYARDLIARFEGSPNFREVVHLRSQSEIAPAIDSRTVLLVIQIGQDFSRNVAARQPTSVQLLLDGRRSNASQIMESYAEQIVGQYNAELASTNSAPPPASSVVARIWFNPNMDAYWSTVPSLVVILTALGGLMVTALSVARERELGTFEQLLVSPLSPYEIVVGKAVPAFIIGMAEGTFMVLAAVFLFHVPLSGHLYLLYAGISAFLLAIIGVGLFVSSLAKTQQQAILGAFATMVPMTLLSGFASPLQNMPEWLQYVTLMNPYRYFVVIVKGVFLKSMPPFVVVQNLGPLLLIAAITLGASSWLFRHRVE